A genome region from Solanum pennellii chromosome 12, SPENNV200 includes the following:
- the LOC107006924 gene encoding acetyl-CoA-benzylalcohol acetyltransferase-like, protein MEIGFVNENDCIKVEILCKKLIKPSSPTPSHNQCYKLSFFDQIAEREHIPIVLFYPYNKNNINSPIIDERLEKSLSDVLTHVYPAAGRYDDKDECSILCLDQGVSYTKAKVNCKLDNFLEKTRKDFSLATLFWPHENKYVDQNNFMVSPIVTIQVTKFECGGLALSVSVSHPVIDGFTCLNFLFGWGKVCRLGTPIDKINFLSFNLGNIFPTRDISTLFNSTVIANRAENIVVKRFVVREAALSRFRKQCINESGLALNFRPSRVEIITAILWRAFIRASAARNGYFRSSLMDFPLNLRSKSSLPQVKTSMGNFRIDVPIKFIPGETKMELHNFITLIRNTMNKVVASCAKTSPEEIVSTLVNIYNQSVTSPEWGGNNEVDKVACSSLCKFPLQDIDFGLGKPSLVYFGLKDMEIFWLYDTDCHTTEVGVQLDLKQSTMQLFECDNDIKALMFIRDAKL, encoded by the coding sequence GGAAATAGGTTTTGTTAACGAAAATGATTGCATAAAAGTTGAAATCTTATGCAAAAAGCTGATAAAGCCATCTTCACCTACACCCTCTCACAATCAATGTTACAAGCTCTCTTTCTTTGATCAAATTGCTGAGAGAGAACACATTCCTATTGTTCTTTTCTATCcttataataagaataatatcaaTAGCCCCATTATCGATGAACGTCTTGAGAAATCCCTTTCTGATGTATTAACTCATGTTTATCCAGCAGCAGGAAGATATGACGACAAAGATGAATGTTCGATTCTTTGTCTTGATCAAGGTGTTTCCTATACCAAAGCCAAGGTCAATTGTAAGCTTGATAATTTCTTAGAGAAAACACGCAAGGATTTTAGTCTTGCAACTTTATTTTGGCCACATGAAAATAAGTACGTggatcaaaataattttatggtATCGCCAATTGTGACTATTCAAGTAACTAAATTTGAATGTGGTGGCCTAGCTTTATCAGTCAGTGTTTCACACCCTGTAATTGATGGTTTCACATGTTTGAATTTTCTATTTGGTTGGGGAAAAGTGTGTAGATTGGGAACTCCCATCGATAAGATTAATTTCCTAAGCTTCAATTTAGGTAATATTTTTCCAACAAGAGATATATCAACTCTTTTCAACTCAACCGTCATAGCAAATAGAGCAGAAAATATTGTAGTTAAGAGATTCGTTGTTCGTGAGGCTGCTCTATCAAGGTTCAGAAAACAATGCATTAATGAATCAGGCTTAGCTTTGAATTTTCGACCATCAAGGGTTGAAATAATTACAGCCATCCTATGGAGGGCTTTTATCCGCGCTTCAGCGGCTAGAAATGGATATTTCAGGTCTTCTCTAATGGACTTCCCATTAAATTTACGCTCTAAATCATCTTTACCTCAAGTAAAAACCTCTATGGGAAATTTCAGAATCGATGTTCCAATAAAATTCATTCCAGGGGAGACTAAGATGGAATTACACAACTTCATAACATTAATTAGAAATACTATGAATAAAGTTGTTGCTTCATGTGCCAAAACTTCACCAGAAGAAATAGTTTCAACATTGGtgaatatatataatcaaaGTGTTACATCACCAGAATGGGGAGGTAATAATGAAGTTGACAAAGTGGCATGTTCAAGTTTATGCAAGTTCCCTTTGCAGGATATTGATTTTGGTTTGGGGAAACCATCTTTAGTATATTTTGGTTTGAAAGATATGGAAATATTTTGGTTATATGATACAGATTGTCACACTACTGAAGTTGGTGTGCAATTGGACTTGAAGCAAAGTACCATGCAATTATTTGAGTGTGACAACGATATCAAAGCTCTCATGTTTATACGTGATGCAAAACTTTGA
- the LOC107006773 gene encoding acetyl-CoA-benzylalcohol acetyltransferase-like, with product MEIGFVNQNDCIKIEILCKKLIKPSSPTPSHNQCYKLSFFDQIAEREHIPIVLFYPYNNNNTNSPTIDERLEKSLSDVLTHVYPAAGRYDDKDECSILCLDQGVSYTKAKVNCKLDNFLEKTRKDFSLATLFWPHENKNVNQNNFMVSPIVAIQVTKFECGGLALSVSVSHPVIDGFTCLQFLFGWGKVCRLGTPIDKINFLSFNLGNIFPTRDISTLFNSTDIANRAENIVVKRFVVREAALSRFRKQCIDESGGALNFRPSRVEIITAILWRAFIRASATINGYVRPSLMDFPLNLRSKTFLPQVQNSMGNFRIDVPIKFIPGETKLELHNFIILIRNTVNKVVASCVKASPDEIVSTLVNIYNQSVTSLEEDEVACSSMCKFPLQDIDFGLGKPSLVYFGLKDMEIFWLYDTDCHTTEVGVQVDLKQSTMQLFECDNDIKALMFMRDAKL from the coding sequence ATGGAAATAGGGTTTGTTAACCAAAATGATTGCATTAAAATTGAAATCTTATGCAAAAAGCTCATAAAGCCATCTTCACCTACACCCTCTCACAATCAATGTTACAAGCTCTCTTTCTTTGATCAAATTGCTGAGAGAGAACACATTCCTATTGTTCTTTTCTAtccttataataataataatactaatagcCCCACTATCGATGAACGTCTTGAGAAATCCCTTTCTGATGTATTAACTCATGTTTATCCAGCAGCAGGAAGATATGACGACAAAGATGAATGTTCGATTCTTTGTCTTGATCAAGGTGTTTCATACACCAAAGCCAAGGTCAATTGTAAGCTTGATAATTTCTTAGAGAAAACACGCAAGGATTTTAGTCTTGCAACTTTATTTTGGCCACATGAAAATAAGAACgtgaatcaaaataattttatggtATCGCCAATTGTGGCTATTCAAGTAACTAAATTTGAATGTGGTGGCCTAGCTTTATCAGTCAGTGTTTCACACCCTGTAATTGATGGTTTCACATGTTTGCAATTTCTATTTGGTTGGGGAAAAGTGTGTAGATTGGGAACTCCCATCGATAAGATTAATTTCCTAAGCTTCAATTTAGGTAATATTTTCCCAACAAGAGATATATCAACTCTTTTCAACTCAACCGACATAGCAAATAGAGCAGAAAACATTGTTGTTAAGAGGTTTGTTGTTCGTGAGGCTGCTCTATCAAGGTTCAGAAAACAATGCATTGATGAATCAGGCGGAGCTTTGAATTTTCGACCATCAAGGGTTGAAATAATTACAGCAATCCTATGGAGGGCTTTTATCCGCGCTTCAGCAACCATAAATGGGTATGTTAGACCTTCTCTAATGGACTTTCCGTTGAATTTACGCTCTAAAACATTTTTACCACAAGTGCAAAACTCTATGGGGAATTTTAGAATCGATGTTCCAATAAAATTCATACCAGGAGAAACTAAATTGGAACTACACAACTTTATAATATTAATCAGGAATACGGTGAATAAAGTTGTTGCTTCATGTGTCAAAGCTTCACCAGATGAAATAGTGTCAACATTGGtgaatatatataatcaaaGTGTTACATCACTAGAAGAGGATGAAGTGGCATGTTCAAGTATGTGTAAGTTCCCTTTGCAGGATATTGATTTTGGTTTGGGAAAACCATCTTTGGTATATTTTGGTTTGAAAGATATGGAAATATTTTGGTTATATGATACAGATTGTCACACTACTGAAGTTGGTGTGCAAGTGGACTTGAAGCAAAGTACCATGCAATTATTTGAGTGTGACAATGATATCAAAGCTCTCATGTTTATGCGTGATGCAAAACTTTGa
- the LOC107006805 gene encoding pelargonidin 3-O-(6-caffeoylglucoside) 5-O-(6-O-malonylglucoside) 4'''-malonyltransferase-like, whose product MEIKILCTKLIKPFLPTPPHLQHYNLSFFDQISEKEHVSMVFFFHNYNNIDMDERLEQSLSKILTHVYPAGGRYNEKDKYCSILCVDQGVFYTKAKTNGTLDNFLNKARNDLGHAGLFSPHVNKNIDETNFMVSPIVTIQVTKFECAGVAISISTSHPAMDGFSDFQFISEWAKVCRIGTPIDKINFLSFNMGDIFPTRDITGIFKSTPIPIIQQDIVVKRIVIHEDVMSRLRKKCTFTFQPSRVEIITAILWRAFIRATAIINGYLRPSLLDFPMNMRSKITFLPQVKNSYGNFMIGVPVKFIPGETEMELHHFIILIRNAVNKIVASCKKANSPDEIVSTLVDSYNESFRSPEWGGNDEVDKVMCTSICKFPVHDSDFGLGKPNLIFFGMKDTQMFWLYDIGPEIVVQVDLKERCMQLFDRDDDIKDLIFIRDAKL is encoded by the coding sequence ATGGAAATTAAAATCTTATGCACAAAACTCATTAAGCCATTTTTACCTACTCCTCCTCACCTTCAACATTACAATCTCTCTTTCTTCGACCAAATATCTGAAAAAGAACATGTTTCTatggtttttttctttcataattataacaatatcgaCATGGATGAACGACTAGAGCAATCCCTTTCAAAGATATTAACTCATGTTTATCCCGCAGGAGGAAGGTACAATGAGAAAGATAAATATTGTTCTATTCTTTGtgttgatcaaggtgttttCTATACCAAAGCCAAGACCAATGGTACGCTTgataatttcttaaataaagCGCGCAATGACTTAGGTCATGCGGGTTTATTTAGTCCACATGTAAATAAGAATATCGATGAAACTAATTTCATGGTTTCACCAATTGTTACTATACAAGTAACTAAGTTTGAATGTGCTGGAGTCGCTATATCAATCAGTACTTCACATCCTGCAATGGATGGTTTCTcagattttcaatttatttctgAGTGGGCAAAAGTGTGTAGAATAGGGACTCCCATCGacaagattaattttttaagcTTTAATATGGGTGATATTTTTCCAACAAGAGATATAACAGGAATTTTCAAGTCAACCCCCATTCCAATTATACAACAAGACATTGTTGTTAAGAGAATTGTCATCCATGAGGATGTTATGTCAAGGCTAAGAAAAAAATGCACTTTCACTTTTCAACCTTCGAGGGTTGAGATTATTACAGCAATTTTATGGAGGGCTTTTATCCGCGCTACAGCAATTATAAACGGGTATTTAAGGCCTTCTTTACTAGATTTTCCAATGAATATGCGCtccaaaataacatttttaccTCAAGTGAAAAACTCCTATGGGAATTTTATGATTGGAGTTCCGGTTAAATTTATACCAGGAGAGACCGAAATGGAATTGCATCATTTCATAATATTAATCAGGAATGCGGTGAATAAGATTGTTGCTTCATGTAAAAAAGCTAATTCACCAGATGAAATAGTGTCAACGTTGGTTGATTCATATAATGAAAGTTTTCGATCACCAGAATGGGGAGGTAACGATGAAGTTGACAAAGTTATGTGTACAAGTATATGTAAGTTTCCTGTGCACGATTCTGATTTTGGTTTGGGAAAAccaaacttaatattttttggtaTGAAAGATACACAAATGTTTTGGTTGTATGATATTGGACCTGAAATTGTTGTGCAAGTGGACTTGAAGGAAAGATGCATGCAGTTATTTGATCGTGATGATGATATCAAAGATCTTATCTTTATACGTGAtgcaaaattataa
- the LOC107006860 gene encoding probable receptor-like protein kinase At4g10390 gives MAFLRCFGYNVRRAGVTDVRVFAEGDKEDESDNTMIAGATRYTSQELKKFTANFSNSNLIACGGFSRVYLANFPDLSPRAVKIMDSSSERLNRMYKQELDILIQIKHDNIVELLDHCEDNEFGNMLVFEYVSNGTLQDKLHENRDRTILSWRNRMGVAFQLAQAIEYLHEKCPLQIVHSDIKSSNILLDDQFNCKLCDFGSAKIGFSSSISPPTKNRVILGSPGYTDPHYLRTGIASKKNDIYSFGVIILELISGVEAFSSCNGERLISKAAPILNDVSKVAEMMDPCLDRNYVLEEAKAMVSLAALCLSDFPGLRPSASEILESMRSRISSISFLFSDGKKV, from the coding sequence ATGGCTTTCCTTAGGTGCTTTGGGTACAACGTAAGGCGCGCTGGAGTTACTGATGTTCGTGTATTCGCAGAAGGTGATAAAGAAGATGAATCAGATAACACAATGATTGCTGGTGCAACGAGATATACAAGCCAAGAGTTGAAGAAATTCACCGCAAATTTCTCCAATTCCAATTTAATTGCCTGTGGTGGATTTAGCAGAGTCTATTTAGCTAACTTCCCTGATTTATCTCCCAGGGCTGTCAAAATCATGGACAGCAGCAGCGAGCGTCTCAATAGAATGTACAAGCAAGAATTAGATATCTTGATTCAAATCAAACACGACAACATAGTTGAACTTCTTGATCACTGTGAAGATAATGAATTTGGAAACATGCTCGTGTTTGAGTATGTCTCAAATGGTACTCTACAGGACAAACTCCACGAAAACAGAGATAGGACAATTCTTTCATGGAGAAACCGAATGGGTGTGGCATTTCAACTTGCTCAAGCTATTGAGTATCTACATGAAAAATGTCCTTTACAAATTGTGCATAGTGATATCAAGTCCTCTAATATACTGTTAGACGATCAATTCAATTGCAAGCTTTGTGATTTTGGATCCGCGAAAATtggattttcttcttctatttcaCCACCAACGAAGAATCGAGTGATACTTGGTTCTCCAGGCTATACTGATCCTCACTACTTGAGAACCGGCATTGCCTCCAAGAAAAACGACATATATAGCTTTGGAGTCATTATTTTAGAACTCATTTCAGGGGTTGAGGCCTTCTCGTCATGTAATGGGGAGAGGTTAATATCGAAAGCTGCTCCGATTTTGAACGATGTGTCTAAGGTAGCGGAAATGATGGATCCATGCCTCGATAGGAACTACGTATTGGAGGAAGCTAAGGCCATGGTTTCACTTGCAGCTTTATGCCTAAGTGATTTCCCAGGCCTTAGACCCTCTGCATCTGAAATTTTGGAGAGTATGAGAAGTAGAATATCTTCCATCTCCTTTCTATTTTCAGATGGTAAAAAGGTTTGA
- the LOC107005906 gene encoding early nodulin-like protein 1, with protein MEFLLSQICFFLIFLRFITCGSFCEANHTFYVGGESGWVLNPSEPYNHWAERNHFQVNDTIVFKYKLGSNSALFVYKEDYYNCNKEDPIVILEHGDSRFTFDGPGTFSFISGHKDNCEKGQKLMIVVLSPNQTKAQTSLSPTPAESIDPVLLPAPAPAKSGAPLGFVSWSFNITLMMIIATYLCI; from the exons ATGGAGTTTTTGTTGTCTCAAATCtgtttttttctgatttttttgaGGTTTATTACGTGTGGTTCATTTTGTGAAGCTAATCATACATTTTATGTTGGTGGTGAAAGTGGTTGGGTTTTAAATCCTTCTGAACCTTATAATCATTGGGCTGAACGAAATCACTTTCAAGTCAATGATACGATTG TTTTCAAGTATAAATTAGGGTCAAATTCAGCTCTTTTTGTTTACAAAGAAGATTACTACAATTGCAACAAGGAGGATCCAATTGTTATATTAGAACATGGTGATTCAAGATTCACATTTGATGGACCAGGCACATTTAGTTTCATCAGTGGACATAAAGATAATTGTGAAAAGGGCCAGAAACTTATGATTGTTGTGTTGTCACCCAATCAAACTAAAGCCCAAACATCATTGAGCCCAACACCTGCTGAATCCATTGACCCGGTTTTATTACCTGCCCCGGCTCCGGCTAAATCGGGTGCTCCATTAGGGTTTGTTTCTTGGAGTTTTAATATTACTTTGATGATGATAATAGCAACTTATTTATGCATCTAG